CCCCAACAGCTAAAACCTGAGATAATAGTTGCCACAATTAAACCTAGAAAGATAACAGTCCATTCTTTTAACGGTAAGCCGTTAAGTCTTTTATTTAAAATAAATAACATAATTATCATAGAAAAAATATTAACCCCAATAGTGGCAAAAACTAATCCTTGGGTTGCAAAGCTCTTGACTAAAAAATAATCTAAAATGACGTTAATAAAGATATTGATAATACTAATTTTAAAAGGAGTTTGTCCATCTCCTAAAGCATAAAAAACCCTTACCAAAACATCTCTGGCTAAATAAAAAAACATACCTATACCATAGGCAAATAAAACAGGGGCAACAATGGCAGAAGCCGAGGATTTAAACACCCCTCTTTCATAAATTAAGGCAACAATTGGTTGAGATAAAGCGACAAAAATTGCGGTTAAAGGTAGCATTGTTAAAGCTGTTAAAATTAAACCCTGTCTAATTCTTAACTTTAATTCATCCCAATTTTCTGGACTTGCTAAACGAGAAAAAATGGGTAAAAAAGGTACTAAAATCATGTTAGAAATAATACCCAATGGAGTTAAAACAATGAAATTGGCGTAACGCATTGCCGCCGCCGCATTTTCAATGTAAGAAGCAAAATATAAGTCTGTATAAACGTTAATATGCAACATCCCAGAAGATAGAGTCGCAGGTGCCATAACTTTAACAACTTCGTTAACTCCTTCTTGACGAAAGTTAAATCTTAGTTTTAGGGTGCTAATACCGCTTTTGATTTGGGCGGTTTGTTGTGCTAACCACTGCCAAATACCTCCAGCTAGGGTTGTACCTGCTAACATAATGCTACCCCATTGTAAGTATTCAGGGGCGTTAATTTTTTCTCCTAAAAACCAAAATAGTCCGCCAACACCCACAACTATTGTTAAACTAGAAAATAGAGGGCTAATACTAGGTAGCCAATATTGATCTGAAGCGTTAAGACTACCAAAGCCAATGCCAATTAATCCGGCAAAGATTGCCAAAGGTGCCATAATTTGTAATTGCAGAATCGCCATTTCTCGCACATTGCTTTCTAATCCGGGGGCGAGTAAGTCGATAAATTTGTCTGCATAGATGATTAAAATAACCGTAACTAAGAGTAAAATTCCGCTAACTAGAGTTGTGACGGTTTCGATGAGAGGGGCTGCGGATTTTTGATCTTTTTTGGCCAAAACGCTAACTAAGGCACTATGAAATGGCCCATTAATGCCTCCCAGAAGGATTAAAAGAAATCCGGGGATAACATAAGCGTAAGCATAAGCATTAACAACGGGGCCTATCCCAAAAGCGGCGGCAACAATTTGCTCTCTGACTAAGCCGAATATTTTGCTGATGAGGGTGGCAACTGCCACGATTCCCGCTATTCCTGCTAAGGATTTTTTCCTTTTTTTATTCACACCATTAAAATTAATAACTATTTGGTCTATTATTATAATGGTCAGGAGATATATAATCTCAGTTCGGTTTAAGAATATCGGATAGATTTCAGGTTGTAGGTGTTGGAGTATTAGGGGGATGAGGGGAGAGGGAGAGGTGGAGGCTTAGGGTGATAGGGGTTGAATATATTCAACCCTGACGGGAAATTTCTTTTTTATCTTAATTCCGAACTCAGGTTAATATAGTCTTTAGCTTAATTGGCGTATCGATTCAAATAAAACTACAGAAACACTGACGGATAAGTTTAAGCTGCGCACATTGTTGCTTTTCATGGTGATATAAGAGGTTAAGTCACACTCTTTTAATACGAATGGTGGTAAGCCGTCTATTTCACTGCCAAACAGTAACCAATCATCTTCTTGATATTGACATTTGAGGTAGTTTTCTTTTCCCCTAACGCTTAAGCCTATTATTCTTCCCCCTTTTTCTTTGGCAAATTGTAGAAACTCTGAGGCACTAGAATGGTACGTTAATTTTACATGAGGCCAGTAATCTAGTCCAGCTCTTTTTAAGGTGCGATCGCTTATTTCAAATCCTAAAGGTGCAACTAAGTGTAATTCTGTTTCTGTAGCGGCACAAGTTCTGGCAATATTACCAGTATTGGGAGGAATCTGAGGATGAACTAAGACAACTCTGGGCATAGTATGACAATGAATAATGAACAATTAATAATTAATAGTTAAGTTACGGTGAATTGTCAATCTTCTAAGCAACAATGCTGATTAATCACTTGATTGATTTTCTTGAGAAAGATGCGAGGTTGTAAAGGTTTTAGTAAATACTCATCAATACCTGAGCTTACTAAATTTTCCCACTCATTTCCCTGTATTTGGTCTTTTATGACAATCAGATAGAGGGGATAATCGGCTTGAGATTTAATGCTTTCGGCAATAGTTAAAGAAATATCTTGCTCTTGTTGTAAAATTACGATCGCAGGATTAATAAGATTAATTCTACTAATGGCTTCTTGAACATCTACTAACCAAATTACCTGATAATCGGCGGCGGTTAATAACTCACACAGAAATGTACCAACTTCCTCATCATCACAAATAATTGCAATGGTTTTATTAACTTTAGATTGATTGATAACATTCTGATTACATTCATTTTTCAGACTATTTTTTTGTTCGTAATTGGGTAAAAAAACTGTAAAAGTTGAACCACTTCCAATAATGGATTCTACTTCAATCATACCCCCGTGTAATTCCACCAAATGCTTTGTTAGTGCTAACCCTAAACCTGTACCAGAATAACTACGACTACGATAATTTTCTAGTTGTTGAAATTCAGTGAATAATAAAGGAATTTGTTTTTTATCAATACCAATACCTGTATCTTCTACTTGAAAAATGGCTTGATGTTGATTTCTCATTACTCTGATAATAACTTGTCCCCCACTAGGAGTAAATTTAATGGCATTATCTACAAGATTTAATAATATTTGATATAGTCTTTCTTCATCGGCATAAAATAGATCTAATTCTGGAGAAACTTGATAGTCTAATCTTACTTTTATTCCCTGATTTCTAGCTATTTCTAAACCTGAAATATAAACAAATTTGCTCAAATTTTCTAAGGAAATTCTTTCAATATATAACAAAGACTTTCCCGCTTCTAAGTCGGCAAAATCTAGCATATTATTAATTAGTTGAAGCAGTTTTCTGCCACTATCTTGAATAATTTGTAAGTATCTAACTTGTTTTTCTGGAGATAAATTTTCTCTTTTTTTCTCTTTCGACCAGTGTAGTAGTGTTCCTGATAAACCAATAATACAAGTTAAAGGAGTTCTCAACTCGTGGCTAATACTTCCTAAAAATTCTGTTTTGGATTGATGGGCTATTTGTGCCACTACTAAGGCATCTTGCAATTGTTTTGCTTTTTTTTCTATTTGTTGTTCTAGCAAATTTTTTTGTTCTTCTAGTTTTTGATAGGAGTTATATTGATATATAGCTAAAGATAAATATTCAGCAATATTTTTAAGGAATTTAATTTCACTATTTTTCCATTTTCTTATAGTAAAACATTGATGAGCAATCAATAAACCCCACAGTTGATTTTTAACGATAATGGGAATAGCAACTTTTGCTTTTATTTCTAATTTCTCCATCATCATTTTTAAACAAATATCCATATTTGACTCATGGATATTATCAATAACTAAGGTATATCCTTCTAAATATTTTTTTTGAAATTCTTGGTTATTATGAAAACAACTTTCTTCATTAAAATTTAGAACTGAGGGAATTACATTTGATGCTTTTGCTTCATAGGTTACGGTGTCTATAAAACTGATATTATTTTCTGATTTCCCTTTAACGGGAACATTTATTTGATATACTAAGAGGCGATCGAGCTGTAATAATGACTGCACTTGTTCAATGGTCATTTTGACGATAATTAAAGGGTCTAAATCCTGCTGAATTTGTTGAGTTACTTGTCTAATAATTCTTTCTTGAGCTATTTTGTTTCTTAAAATAACTTCTATGGGCTGACTTTGATAATGTTCGTTAACATAACTTTCTTGTAGCTCTAAAGGTTCAGTGAGAATTTTGAGCAGAGAAAAAATAAAATTTTGTTTAATAATATGATGATTTTTTTTCCGATGAAGAACAGTTTTTATTGTGGTTAATTCTTCGTTAGAAATAGATAATTCTGATTGACTAATTTCTAAAAAGTCTAATATTTCTTCTGTTTCTAAAGTGATAGTTATTTGGTAATATAACTCATTAATTTGCTTTTCAACTATTAAAAGACACTGTAATTCTTCTGAGATAAAAAGCTGAAAACTATGAAATTTTTGCCCCTTATTTCTAATATTTGTAGTATTGAGTAATTTTTCTTCGTTCAAATATATTGCGCCATGACAATTTTCTTTTACTAATTTTCGCCAAAGATGAGATATTTTAGTAAATATAGGATGAGATATGATGATACTAATTAAAGATTGATTAGAAATAAACATTAATAAGAATTTGTGCCAAGAATTTTGTTTGACCAGCCCCAACCATAGTTATCTATTATTATGATGTCTTCTTTTTTTTTATTTTGGATAAACTGTAATCTTTTCTAAAGATTAAACAATATTTTAGTTAAGATTTTTTACTTATTAAGTAAGCTAATAGTAACAGACTATGAGTTATTATTCAATAGGACTATTAATTTCAACTAAATAATTCCTTATCAAGGAAAAAAATCAATAAAAATGAAAAGATTAAGCCAATAAAATTAGACGATAACGTTTCTTGGTAATTCTCGAAATATCATCTTAAAGTCACAGTTCAATTATAGTATTATTATCCTTCTTAACAGGTTTTCCTTGTTCATCAATGGCACCAAATGCTTGAAAATACTTATTTATTTCTGGGGGAAATTGGGGAAAGTCAAATTGTTTATCGCCATGGGCAATGTCAGCCCAAAAATTTCTTAATATAGGTGCATATTCTTTCGCTTTCTCTTCTTTGAGATTTAGAGGGGGAGAGGTTAACATCATCATCATAAAAGAAAAAGAGCGATCGCCCATCCATTTTTGAGAAAATTCGGCGAAATCGTCCATTTCTGGCAGTTTTGTGATATGATGGGACTCAATAATTAGCCTATCCCGTGTCAATGTAAGAATACGGTAAGGATGAGGGTAGGTGATTAATGAACCAGTAGTAATTTCCTGTATATCTCCATACTTAGCAACATCTTGAATGTGTAAATGTCCTGTAAAAATCAACTTTACTCCATACTTTTCTAAAATAGATAATAAACGAGGGGCATTATCTAACATATACCTTCTTCCGAGAATATGAGTTGACTGTTGAGGTAAATGTTCAATTACATTATGATGAATCATCAACAAGACTAATTTATCGGTAAGATTAGCTAAAGTTTGCTCTAACCATGAAAATTGCTCATCTTTTAAATACCCTTGCTGTTTACCATCTCGATCGAAATTGTTAGAATTTAAAGCTACTAACTGTAAATTGGGTGCAATCTCACAAGTGTAGTCAAGATTTTTTGTCGCACTTTGATAACCGCACTTTTGATAGTAGAGAGGAAAATCTTGAAAAGCAATTATATCCTCATTACCTTTGATGCTAGGTATATCATGATTACCCGGTATCACATACACAGGGAAGGGTAATTTCTCCAATTGAGTCTTCAGCCAACAGTGATTAAGTATTTCCCCATCTTGAGTTAAATCCCCCGGCAAAAGAAGAAAATCTAAATTCAGGTTTTGGAGATGTTGTAAAACTACTTCTAAGGCTGGTATGCTGAATTGAGTTAAATGAAAACGTTTAGCCTCAGCATCAATAGTTTCTGGCAAGGCAATATGTAAATCACTAGCAATAGCAAAACGAATATTCATAAAAATTGAAAATAAAGATAACGTCAAGATTAAGGAGGAAAATTCATTGGCTAGAGTGAGAGTGCGTCAACACGTTAATCCCCTGAGTAGTAAATATCAACAATCTATTTCTTTCCCTGATTGGAGTCAAGTATATTCTAATCTATCCTTGCCCTTTTATCTTGATTTAGGTTGTGCAAGGGGGCGTTTTTTATTACAGATGGCACAACAATATCCTGAGAAAAACTATTTGGGTATAGAAATCAGAGAGGCTTTAGTGGATGAAGCTAATGAAATAAAAACCGATCATAATCTTACCAATCTTCATTATCTATTCGCTAATATTAATTCTTCTTTAGAAAAACTATTGACCTCTTTACCTCCGAATAGTTTAGAATTAGTTATGATTCAATTTCCTGATCCTTGGTTTAAGAAGAAACATCATAAGCGTAGAGTTGTACAACCTGAGATAGTAGAAATTTTAGCTGAATTTTTGAGAAAAGACGGACGTATTTTTATTCAATCTGACATAAAAGAATTAGCAGAGGAAATGTGCCAGATATTTTTAGAAAATCCTAATTTTCTCTCTCTCTCCCCTAACATTTGGTTGCTAGAAAATCCGTTAGGAATAATGACAGAAAGGGAAATTGCTACCTTGAATAAAGGGGAAAATGTTTACCGTGCAGTTATGATGATGAAATAAGGCAAACTAACTGATAATTTCTTGTTAATCTCAAGTTATACTTAGAAAGAATATAACTCGTATTTTCTCACTATTTTTTCTTGCTTTAATAATCCTAGTGTAACAACTAACATGACTAGAGAATCACAAATTACTCAATCTTTGCCTCCGGCAATTCAAAAAGTGTCAAGGAATCTTCAATTGTGGGGATTTTGGAGTTTTTGGTTACAGCTAGTCTTGGGGATTATTTCTGCTGTCACCCTTCTTTTTGCAACACCAGCTTTATTCGAAGCGAAGGAAAATACGAGGGGAATTCAGTTTGGTATTTTTTCAGCTTTTATCAGTGTGTTGTTATTAACGGCAGCTATTGTTTTAGCTTTTCGTTATGGTAAAATAGGGAGGAAAATAGAAAATCGTGATCCTGCTTTACGTCCGAAGAAATCAGAAACGATACGTCTAATCAGAATTGGTTTGATTTTTAATTTAGTGGGAATGGTGTTTGCCATTATTGGGGCAGAAACTCTCGTGGGATTGGCTTTAGCAAAGTTATTAACTTTAGCACCTCAATTAATTAGCCCCAATCCTCAGCAGTTTGTTAACTCTCTTGATTTATTGATTATTCAGGCAAATACTAACACTATTACCGCCCATTTTACAGGTATTGTGACATCTTTAATTTTACTCGATCGCATCAGCAATTAGTGTTGGGGTGAATAGTGAATAGTGAATAGTGAATAGTTGATAATTAATAATTTAAAACCCCTAACACCCTAAGCCCTTATCTTCCCCTCTCACACTATCTCTCTACTTATTACTTCCTTCTTACTCCTACTTATTTATTTCAACATCATGGAAGAATTAGAAAATCATCAATATTGGATGAGTCAAGCCTTAATTATGGCAAAAGAAGCAGGAAATAGAGGAGATATTCCCGTTGGGGCGATAGTTGTTGATAATTACAATAATTTAATTGCAAAAGCGAGTAATCAAAAAGAACTACAAAAAAGTGCGATCGCCCATGCAGAAATTTTAGCGATAAACCAAGCTAATCAAAAGTTAGGCAAGTGGCGTTTAGACAATTGTACATTATATGTCACTCTTGAACCATGTCCCATGTGTATTGGTGCAATCATTCAAGCTAGAATCAAAACTCTTGTTTATGGGGTAGATGATTTCAAAACAGGTGCAGTGCGCACTATTTTAAACATTCCAGACAGTGAAGTTTCTAACCATCGCTTACAAGTTTTTGCGGGGATTCAAGCAGTCGCCTGTGGAGATTTATTGAAATCATGGTTTAATCAATTAAGACAAGGCAAGAGGCAAGGGGCAATGGAAAAATTAAGAATTAAGAATTAAAAACTCCGAACACCTGTACGGGCGAATGGCCATTCGCCCCTACTTCCCCCTCTCCCCTCATCCCCCTATCCCTAATACCTGCAACCTGACACCTGAAACCTGAAACCTCATCTCCCCTAATGCCCTAATATCCTCATCTCCTTTTCTCTCTACCCATCTATTACCTCTTATTCTCTCTTGATTTGATATTGACAAAAGTCTATCCATTGATTATTATGGATTAACAAAGGTCAATAGATAAGGAGATAGATGTTTGATACAAGCCACCCTACATCAATTAAAAGTATTTGAAACCACTGCTAGACTAGGCAGTTTTACCAAAGCCGCAGAGGAGTTAGAAATAACTCAACCCACCGTGTCTAGTCAAGTGAAGCAGTTAACAAAAACCGTTGGTTTACCTTTATTTGAACAAATTGGCAAGCAACTTTATCTCACCGATGCGGGAAAAGAATTATTAAAAACCTGTCAAGATGTCTTTTCCCAGTTAGAAAACTTTGAGATGAAAGTCGCTGATTTAAAAGGCACGAAAGAAGGTAAATTACGTTTATCAGTGATTACCACAGCTACCTATTTTATGCCTCGTATTTTGGGGGCTTTTTGTCAGCTTTATCCCAATATTGATGTTGCTCTACAAGTTACAAATCATGAGCAAATGCAACAAAGGATGAGTAATAATCAGGATGATTTATATATTTTAAGTCAACCGCCAGAGGATATGGATTTAAAAAGCCAACCTTTCATTGATAATCCCTTGGTTATGATAGCAAGAAAGGATCATCCTTTGGCTAGTCGTCAAAATATTTCTCTTGAGGATTTACAATCCTATCCTTTTATTATGCGCGAATCTGGTTCAGGTACACGTCAAGCTGTACAAAATTTGTTCAAGGAGCATAATATCAGTGTTAAGGTGCGATTGGAATTAGGTAGTAATGAGGCAATTAAACAAGCAATTTTAGGTGATTTAGGAATTTCTGTATTGTCTAAACATACCCTTACTACTGCTTGTCATGAGGATTTAACTATTTTAGACGTTCAACATTTTCCCATTTCTCGACACTGGTATATTAACTATTTAAGTGGCAAACAATTATCTGTTATTGCTCAAACTTTCCTCGATTTTTTATTAGATAGAACTCAGTTAATGGAGGTTTAAATATTTAATGAAAAGCACTTATACTTATGTTTTAACTATTCTCTAAATTTACTACTTATTTTAACTCAAGTATTTTTATATCAACATATTTAAGGTTATTTAATAGCTATAAATTCTCTTGAGTGTGATAGAGTTTCTATTATCTATTTATGGTAGCACAAAATAGATAACAATACTCAAATGCTAAAAACAGATTTCTAATTTTTAGCTTAAGAAGTCTATATTTTTTATCTTTATAGGTTCAAGGAAATTGTTATTTTTGAATAAGTCTGATAGCTTATTTGAACAATAATTTTGCTCTTGTTTCATGTCGTTTCTTCAAAAGAAATGAGTTTACTTTTGCTTAAATAGACTAGGTAAAAATACTCTTATTTATTATTTTGATGTCTAGTATAAAATAATTCTTATCCAAAAAGTTGGACAGAAGAAAGAAATTTATGATTAAGTATAGATAGATTTTTAAATACACAATTGCTGTAAGTAAATGATATAAAAAACATGAATTTTTTTAGTGAAACTATCTGGTTTATCCCTTGTTATACCCTGATTGGGGGCTTGATTGCACTATTATGGTCGCCCGGTATCATACGCAAAACGGGATCTCGCCCTGCAGGTTACGTTAACATTGTGATGACTTCTCTTGCTTTTATCCATAGCGTTGTTGCTTTGTACCAAATTTGGGAAAAACCTGCCCAAGAATTTCGGTTTACCTGGTTAGAAGCGGCAGGAGTAAATATTTCTTTTGATTTACAGATTTCTTCTGTGAGTGTCGGTGCTTTGGCGTTGATTACGGGATTAAATGTTTTATCTCAAATTTATGCCATTGGTTATCTGGAAATGGATTGGGGATGGGCAAGATTTTACGCCCTCATGGGTTTCTTTGAAGCCGGGATGTGTGGTTTAGTTTTGTGTAATTCCCTTTTCTTTAGTTATGTTTATCTGGAAATTCTAACTCTAGGTACATATTTATTGGTTGGGTTTTGGTTTGCACAACCTTTAGTTGTTTCTGGGGCTAGGGATGCTTTTTGGACAAAGCGAGTGGGTGATATTCTATTATTGATGGGAGTAATTGCTATTTATCCTTTTTCTAATACATGGAATTATAATTATTTAGCTTTTTGGGCGGAAAACTCTCCAATAGATAACACTTTCTCTACTTTACTTTGTTTAGCTCTGATTTCAGGTCCGATCGCAAAATGTGCCCAAATACCGCTACAATTATGGTTGGATGAGGCCATGGAAGGTCCTTTACCTGCTTCTATCCTTCGGAATGCCATTGTGGTGACGGTTGGTGCTTATGTTATTATCCAGTTACAGCCTGTTTTGGCAATGTCTCCTATTGCTTCTCAAGCAGTAACAATTATTGGGGTAATAACTGCCATTTTGGCTAGTTTGATTTCCATTGCCCAAGTGGATATAAAACGAGTTTTATCTTATCTTGTTAGTGCTTACATGGGGTTAGTTTTTATCGCCGTTGGTACAAATCACGAAAAAACGGCATTAGTTTTAATCGCAGTGTATGCAGTGGCAATGGCTTTGTTATACATGAGTATCGGTGCAATTATTATTAGTAATATCACTCAGGATTTAACCCAATTGGGGGGATTATGGAAAAAGCGCCCCTTAGCAGGTATTGCTTTTTTGGTGGGTAGTTTTGGTTTAGTGGCTTTTCCTCCTTTGGGTGGTTTCTGGATATTACCCCAGTTAGGCAATGATTTTTTTGTTTCTCAACCTTGGTTAGTAGGGGTGTTATTAATTGTTGATGCTTTAACAGCTTTTTCTCTCCTGCGAACTTTTTGCCTCATATTTCTAGGCGACTCCAAACAAATGACAGTGCGATCGCCTGAAGTTTTGTGGGCGATGGTATTACCAATGATGATATTAACGGGGGTGACATTACATTTACCTTTAGTATTAGCCCAATTTAATTTAATTAGTTTCCAAGGAAATTTAAACATTTTCTTTAGTGTTTCGACTTTAATTGGGGTGGTATTAGCAATGTTAATTTATGGCAAAAAACCAGCCGATAAAAGTGTTGATGTAGTGCCTGAATTTGTTCGTAATTTCTTTGCGAATGATTTATATATTCAAGACATTTATAAAGTCACAGTTGTGGGTATAGTAAATGTTACTGCAAAATTAGCTTATTGGTTCGATCGCTATATTGTTGATGGAGTCGTTAATTTAGTGGGTTTAAGCACTATTTTTGGTGGACAAGCCTTAAAATATAGCACATCTGGGCAATCGCAATTATATATTTTTTCTATTCTTTTAGGCTTAATATTTGTTGCCATTATTTTTGGTCTAACTCAGTTTTAGATGTTAGATTTTTGCTAAATATTACATAGTAAATTTTCTCAAAGTAATACTTTTTTTAAAAGTAAGAAAAGAGAAAAAACTAAAGATTTAATTATTCGATTTTTTCTGTGATGCCTAAGATTTTTCAGCAATTATTCTTTTATTGCAACTCCAAATCACTTGTCAAAGTTACTCCTCCTTTAACCGCTCAAAGTTTTTTGGAGGAGTGTCCTCAAATCATTTAGGACTGATATATTAAGTCAACCAATAAACATTATTACAATGCTATCATCATGATTAATTTGTTGTTAATTTTACCAATTTTAGGGGCGATTTTAATTGCAATTTTCCCCTCACAAAAAGAGAGTAATATTCCAAAAAAGATTGCTTTAATAACAAGTGCGATCGCCTTTTTTATTAGTATAATAATAGGCTTAAATTTTGACTATCAAGCAGTAGGATTACAAGAGTCTTTATCCTTAGACTGGCTAACCTTTTTAGGTTTAAACTACACCGTAGGTATAGACGGCTTATCTTTACCCTTAATTATTTTGAATTGTCTAATTGTCACCCTGACATTTTACAACGGAGAATTAGACAGTAAAACTCTTAATAAGCCTAAACTTTATTACATCCTCATTTTACTTTTAACTACCTGTGTTAATGGTGCGTTAATTGCTCAAAATCTACTACTATTTTTCATCTTTTATGAAATTAAATTAGTACCAATTTATCTTTTAATTTCCATTTGGGGTAGAGATAAAAGAAACTATGCGGCAACCAAATATTTATTATATACAGCCTTTTCAGGAATTTTCGTTTTAACTGGTTTCTTAGGCTTAAATTTTCTCACTAATGCCAATACTTTTGATATGGAGATGATTTCCAGTGGAGTCTTACCCCAAGCGAAACAAATTCTTTTACTACTCACCATTGTTATTGGTTTTGCCATTAAAATCCCCATTTTCCCCCTTCATACATGGCTACCTGATGCCTATACCGAATCCTCAACTCCTTTATCTATGTTATTAGGGGGGGTTATCTCAAAATTAGGCACTTATGGTTTAATTCGTTTTGGTTTACAGCTATTTCCAGATGTTTGGGGTGATATATCTCCTTATTTAGCTATTTTAGCTGTATTTAGTGCTATTTACGGCTCATTAGTAGCAATTTCTCAAACCGACATCAAAAAAATGGTTGCTTATGCCTCTCTCGCCCATATCAATTTTGTGGTGTTAGCGACGGCGGCGGGTTCATCCCTAAGCATATTAGGAGCAATTTGTCAAATGTTTGCTCATGGTTTAATCGTGGCTTTACTATTCCACTTAGTAGGTATTATCGAAGCGAAAACAGGCACAAGGGAATTATCAGAATTACACGGTTTAATGAATCCCTATCGAGGTTTACCTTTTGTGGGGGGTTTAATGATTGCCGCCGTTATGGCTAGTGCGGGAATTCCGGGGATGATTGGTTTCATCGGAGAATTTCTTTCTTTTCAGGGTAGCTTTA
This is a stretch of genomic DNA from Cyanobacterium aponinum PCC 10605. It encodes these proteins:
- the murJ gene encoding murein biosynthesis integral membrane protein MurJ, translated to MNKKRKKSLAGIAGIVAVATLISKIFGLVREQIVAAAFGIGPVVNAYAYAYVIPGFLLILLGGINGPFHSALVSVLAKKDQKSAAPLIETVTTLVSGILLLVTVILIIYADKFIDLLAPGLESNVREMAILQLQIMAPLAIFAGLIGIGFGSLNASDQYWLPSISPLFSSLTIVVGVGGLFWFLGEKINAPEYLQWGSIMLAGTTLAGGIWQWLAQQTAQIKSGISTLKLRFNFRQEGVNEVVKVMAPATLSSGMLHINVYTDLYFASYIENAAAAMRYANFIVLTPLGIISNMILVPFLPIFSRLASPENWDELKLRIRQGLILTALTMLPLTAIFVALSQPIVALIYERGVFKSSASAIVAPVLFAYGIGMFFYLARDVLVRVFYALGDGQTPFKISIINIFINVILDYFLVKSFATQGLVFATIGVNIFSMIIMLFILNKRLNGLPLKEWTVIFLGLIVATIISGFSCWGFYGLISSLWVKESLLLQGVNLLFSCLIALGIFLLFTIPLKLPELSILLSKINAKISKS
- a CDS encoding tRNA (cytidine(34)-2'-O)-methyltransferase, whose translation is MPRVVLVHPQIPPNTGNIARTCAATETELHLVAPLGFEISDRTLKRAGLDYWPHVKLTYHSSASEFLQFAKEKGGRIIGLSVRGKENYLKCQYQEDDWLLFGSEIDGLPPFVLKECDLTSYITMKSNNVRSLNLSVSVSVVLFESIRQLS
- a CDS encoding ATP-binding protein → MFISNQSLISIIISHPIFTKISHLWRKLVKENCHGAIYLNEEKLLNTTNIRNKGQKFHSFQLFISEELQCLLIVEKQINELYYQITITLETEEILDFLEISQSELSISNEELTTIKTVLHRKKNHHIIKQNFIFSLLKILTEPLELQESYVNEHYQSQPIEVILRNKIAQERIIRQVTQQIQQDLDPLIIVKMTIEQVQSLLQLDRLLVYQINVPVKGKSENNISFIDTVTYEAKASNVIPSVLNFNEESCFHNNQEFQKKYLEGYTLVIDNIHESNMDICLKMMMEKLEIKAKVAIPIIVKNQLWGLLIAHQCFTIRKWKNSEIKFLKNIAEYLSLAIYQYNSYQKLEEQKNLLEQQIEKKAKQLQDALVVAQIAHQSKTEFLGSISHELRTPLTCIIGLSGTLLHWSKEKKRENLSPEKQVRYLQIIQDSGRKLLQLINNMLDFADLEAGKSLLYIERISLENLSKFVYISGLEIARNQGIKVRLDYQVSPELDLFYADEERLYQILLNLVDNAIKFTPSGGQVIIRVMRNQHQAIFQVEDTGIGIDKKQIPLLFTEFQQLENYRSRSYSGTGLGLALTKHLVELHGGMIEVESIIGSGSTFTVFLPNYEQKNSLKNECNQNVINQSKVNKTIAIICDDEEVGTFLCELLTAADYQVIWLVDVQEAISRINLINPAIVILQQEQDISLTIAESIKSQADYPLYLIVIKDQIQGNEWENLVSSGIDEYLLKPLQPRIFLKKINQVINQHCCLED
- a CDS encoding metallophosphoesterase family protein, which translates into the protein MNIRFAIASDLHIALPETIDAEAKRFHLTQFSIPALEVVLQHLQNLNLDFLLLPGDLTQDGEILNHCWLKTQLEKLPFPVYVIPGNHDIPSIKGNEDIIAFQDFPLYYQKCGYQSATKNLDYTCEIAPNLQLVALNSNNFDRDGKQQGYLKDEQFSWLEQTLANLTDKLVLLMIHHNVIEHLPQQSTHILGRRYMLDNAPRLLSILEKYGVKLIFTGHLHIQDVAKYGDIQEITTGSLITYPHPYRILTLTRDRLIIESHHITKLPEMDDFAEFSQKWMGDRSFSFMMMMLTSPPLNLKEEKAKEYAPILRNFWADIAHGDKQFDFPQFPPEINKYFQAFGAIDEQGKPVKKDNNTIIEL
- the trmB gene encoding tRNA (guanosine(46)-N7)-methyltransferase TrmB yields the protein MARVRVRQHVNPLSSKYQQSISFPDWSQVYSNLSLPFYLDLGCARGRFLLQMAQQYPEKNYLGIEIREALVDEANEIKTDHNLTNLHYLFANINSSLEKLLTSLPPNSLELVMIQFPDPWFKKKHHKRRVVQPEIVEILAEFLRKDGRIFIQSDIKELAEEMCQIFLENPNFLSLSPNIWLLENPLGIMTEREIATLNKGENVYRAVMMMK
- a CDS encoding DUF3611 family protein, yielding MTRESQITQSLPPAIQKVSRNLQLWGFWSFWLQLVLGIISAVTLLFATPALFEAKENTRGIQFGIFSAFISVLLLTAAIVLAFRYGKIGRKIENRDPALRPKKSETIRLIRIGLIFNLVGMVFAIIGAETLVGLALAKLLTLAPQLISPNPQQFVNSLDLLIIQANTNTITAHFTGIVTSLILLDRISN
- the tadA gene encoding tRNA adenosine(34) deaminase TadA, which gives rise to MEELENHQYWMSQALIMAKEAGNRGDIPVGAIVVDNYNNLIAKASNQKELQKSAIAHAEILAINQANQKLGKWRLDNCTLYVTLEPCPMCIGAIIQARIKTLVYGVDDFKTGAVRTILNIPDSEVSNHRLQVFAGIQAVACGDLLKSWFNQLRQGKRQGAMEKLRIKN
- a CDS encoding LysR family transcriptional regulator; the protein is MIQATLHQLKVFETTARLGSFTKAAEELEITQPTVSSQVKQLTKTVGLPLFEQIGKQLYLTDAGKELLKTCQDVFSQLENFEMKVADLKGTKEGKLRLSVITTATYFMPRILGAFCQLYPNIDVALQVTNHEQMQQRMSNNQDDLYILSQPPEDMDLKSQPFIDNPLVMIARKDHPLASRQNISLEDLQSYPFIMRESGSGTRQAVQNLFKEHNISVKVRLELGSNEAIKQAILGDLGISVLSKHTLTTACHEDLTILDVQHFPISRHWYINYLSGKQLSVIAQTFLDFLLDRTQLMEV